Below is a genomic region from Caldisericum sp..
TACAATATTATGAAGTCTTGCATAGGTGTACTGCACATAGAAAACGGGGTTGTCGAGGGTTTGCGATGTAGCAAGGTCAATATCGAAATTGAGGTGTGTATCTGCACTTTTCATAAGGAAGAAAAATCTTGCTGCATCCTTACCAACTTTATCTATAAGGTCGCTTAAGGGATAAAACTTCCCTGTGTGCTTGGACATCATCACTTCCACACCACCTTCAAAGAGGTGAACTATCTGGTAAAGGATAACATCAAGGAAAGCTCCACCAATCCCAACACCTTCAAGAAGTGCCTTCATCGTGATAACATGCCCAAAGTGATCTGCTCCCCACACATCGATTGCTTTGATATGCCCACGTCTGAACTTATCAACATGGTAAGCAATGTCAGTTAAGGTGTAAGTGGGCTCTCCTGTCGCCTTGACAAGAACTCTATCCTTGTCGTCTTTAAACTCCGTTGACTTGAACCACCAAGCCCCGTCTTTTTTGAAGAGAAGATTTCTTTTCTTTAATTCGATAACTACTTCTGCAAGTTTCTCTGGCAGTTTTAAGCCCTCTTCAACTTCGATTATGTTCCCTTCATAGAGTGAGGACTCAAAAAAGACATTATCATAATTAACACCGAAATTCTTTAAGGATTGTAAAATGCTTGGAAAGTCAAATGTGAAGTTGCTTTTCTTAAGAATCTCGAGTTCTTCGATATTTGAGTTTGCATCACCCAAAAGGATGTACTCTCCAAGTATTTTAAAAACCTCAACCTGTCTTTCGTAATCATAATTAATGAATCTGTCTTTGAAGACCAGAGCTATAACATCAGCAATACGCTTTATGTATTCTCCTCTGTAGCCTTCCTCGGGAAAAACACTTTCAACACCAAAATTTTTAAGATACCAGTACCTTATCGACTGACCGAAGAGGTCCATTTTATTTCCTGCATCGTTTACATAGTACTCTTTTTCAACTTCAAAGCCACGATTCTTGAGGACATTTGTAACAACATCCCCAATTACGCCCCCTCTTCCATTCCCAACATGAAGAGGCCCCGTAGGATTTGCAGAAACAAATTCAACTTGAATTTTCTTTTTTTGAGGCTCTTTTTTAAAATACACACTGCCGCTTTCAAAAAGTGCTCTCAAAAATTCCTTATAAAATGCATTGTTTACCTTTATATTGATGTAGCCATTGTCATTTGAAAGTGTTTCAAAATACGGGAGATTTAAATAGTTAACGAGTTCATTTGCAATATCCTTTGGGGACCTCCTCAATGCCTTTGCAAGTTTAAATGCAATATTAAGTGAGAAATCACCAAATCCCTCAGGAGCTACAAGCAACTTAAAGTTTTTGTCAAATTCTACATTTGAAAGAGGCTTTGAAAGTGCCTCCGATATCTCAGATTGCAACTTGTATATATTCATTTTCCTTTATAAGTTAAAATAGGCTCCTTTGTAGCCTTCACCTCGTCGGGTCTACTTACATATGTTGTATGAGGCGCTTCCTTCAACAACTGCGGGTTTGTTTTTGCCTCTTCTGAAATCTTTATCATTGCATCGATAAATTCATCAAT
It encodes:
- a CDS encoding arginine--tRNA ligase; amino-acid sequence: MNIYKLQSEISEALSKPLSNVEFDKNFKLLVAPEGFGDFSLNIAFKLAKALRRSPKDIANELVNYLNLPYFETLSNDNGYINIKVNNAFYKEFLRALFESGSVYFKKEPQKKKIQVEFVSANPTGPLHVGNGRGGVIGDVVTNVLKNRGFEVEKEYYVNDAGNKMDLFGQSIRYWYLKNFGVESVFPEEGYRGEYIKRIADVIALVFKDRFINYDYERQVEVFKILGEYILLGDANSNIEELEILKKSNFTFDFPSILQSLKNFGVNYDNVFFESSLYEGNIIEVEEGLKLPEKLAEVVIELKKRNLLFKKDGAWWFKSTEFKDDKDRVLVKATGEPTYTLTDIAYHVDKFRRGHIKAIDVWGADHFGHVITMKALLEGVGIGGAFLDVILYQIVHLFEGGVEVMMSKHTGKFYPLSDLIDKVGKDAARFFFLMKSADTHLNFDIDLATSQTLDNPVFYVQYTYARLHNIVEESKKRNIEFVDFDSALSEPLEPIERKILNTIFYLNSILDDISNDYSIHRIPNITLDLSRDINFFYQNYRVLGEENPIVRTKRFLIVKASLEALSVLFDLMGIEKKEHM